The genomic DNA GTCCTCGGGGGAGCGCTCGACCTCGTTGGCGTCGAGCATCTCGCCGGTGGTCACTTCCAGCCGGAAGCGGCTCGACTTGAAGTGGTCGGCGACCAGGTTGCGGGCGATCGTCACCAGCCAGGCGCCGAAGTCGCGCCCCTGGTAGGTGAACGTGCCGATGCGGCGCAGGGCGCGCAGAAAGGTCTCGCTGGTGAGGTCCTCGGCGGTGGCTTTGCCTCCCACTCGGTAGTAGATGTACCGGTACACAGTGTCGCTGTACTGGTCGTAGAGGCGGCCGAAGGCGTCGGCTTCGCCGGCCTGGGCACGCTCCACGAGGTCCATCATCCGGGCGCTGTCGCTGTCAGCGGCCGGACGGCGTGCGGTGGCGGCGCCGGCCGAGCGCCCTCGTCTGCCCACCGCGGCGCCACCGTCGGCCAGTGCGTAGCACGGACCGACGGGTGCGGTGGTGGCGAAGGCGGCGGGGACGGCGTACGCGGTGGGGACGAAGCCGCGCAACAGGTCTTGGACCGTTGCGCGCAGCGTAGCCAGGCCCGAGGCGTCAACCCCGACGTGTGGGTACACGGGACTCCCAGAGGCAGAGCTTCCATCACGTGCAGTACCGGAACATTCACCCGTCGTAGCGACGGAGGGGTACCGGATTGCGTCTGAGGAGAATAACGCTTCGTGCAGGCGCTGCTACACCCAGTTGCTCAAATCATCGATTACGTCGCTTCTGTAACCGATTGACGCCCGATCAAGTACCGCAGAGTGACCGGTTGTTGATCAGAACGGTCCGAATTCAGTCAGGGACCAGGGCGTGTTGTGGCCGTGTGCAGCCAACGTGACTGGACAGCGGGTTACGCGGGTACGACCCGTGGATTGGCTGCGTTTACCGCGTCACCGGCGTCGGCGGTGCAAAGCGATCGCCGCGGCCGTGCCGCCCGCCACCGCACCCACGCCGGCCGCCGCCGGGATGCCGACCTTGGCCGCCCTGCGGGCCGTTCGGTAGTCGCGCAGCCGCCAGTCCAGCTCGCGCGCGTGCTTGCGCAGCTTGGAGTCCGGGTTGATGGCGTAGGGGTGCCCGACCAGCGAGAGCATCGGGATGTCGTTGTGCGAGTCGCTGTAGGCGGCGCAGCGTGAGAGGTCCAGGCCCTCCGCCGCGGCCAACGCCCGTACCGCCTCCGCCTTCGCGGGGCCGTGCAGCGGTTCGCCGACCAACTTGCCGGTGTAGACGCCGTCGACGGACTCGGCGACCGTGCCGAGCGCGCCGGTGAGGCCGAGGCGGCGGGCGATCACATTGGCGATCTCCACCGGGGCCGCTGTGACGAGCCACACCTTCTGACCGGCGGCCAGGTGCGCCTCGGCGAGGGCGCGGGTGCCGGGCCAGATGCGCTCGGCCATGTACTCGTCGTAGATCTCCTCGCCGATCGACTGGAGTTCGGCGACGCGGTGGCCCTTGACGATGGACAGCGCGGAGTCGCGCGCCTCCTGCATGTGCTCGGGGTCCTCGAAGCCGGCGAGCCTGAACCAGGCCTGCTGCCAGGCGAATCGGGCGAGGTCGCGGGTCTCGAAGAACTTCCGCTTGTACAGGCCGCGGCCGAAGTGGAAGATCGACGCGCCCTGCATGACGGTGTTGTCCAGGTCGAAGAAGGCCGCGGCCCTGTCGTCGCCGAGGACCGGGAACTCCGGCTCCTCCGCTGCTTTTTCGTCCGCGCGGGCGTCCTGTATGTCCTGCGCGTCCTGCGACGACTTGCGCGCTGCCTCCGCAGAGGCCTCGCCTGCCAACACGCTCCGCGCCGTGGCGGAGCGCCTACGGGGAGTGAGCCATCCGAGAGCGGCCATGTCGTGAGCATAGCCAGTTTGTTCGGTGGTTCCGGAGCCGAGAGGTTCGGAGGCTGTGAACTCTCCGCGACCGGGCCGTTAAAGAAGTGCACCGATGGCGCGAGAATGGTGTGCATGAGTCATCTGGTCACTCTCATCCGCAAGCCCGGCTGCCATCTGTGCGAGGACGCGCAGCTCGTCGTCGAGAAGGTCTGCGCCGACCTCGGAGTCCCCTGGGAACAGAAGGACATCACCGAGGACCAGCAGCTCCACGACGCGTACTGGGAACAGATCCCGGTCGTCCTGGTCGATGGGAAACAGCACACGTTCTGGCGGGTCGACGAGGGTCGCCTCCGCAAGGAACTGACCAAGTAGTTCAACGCGCACCCGAACGTCGCTTAGGATCGACGGCGGTTTGGTCTCGGGGGCGGGAATTACGAGGAGTGTGGCGGTTTTGCCCCCTGGAATGCGTAGGGAACGCGTGTGCGTGACCCCGGTCACGTTGGGTGGGCAAATCGGACACCATCTTTGTGCACGCGTTCACAAAGACATAGCCTGCTTCCGACGGGGCGGTCTGGGTACGTGTGACCGCCCACAGCCCCGCTCTACCCGCAGGAGCACCGTGGCAACTGGCCGAACTCACCGACCGGCGAGCCGTAGCCGAGGGATTCCCGAGGCCACCGTCGCCCGTCTCCCGCTGTACCTCCGCGCGCTGACCGGACTCTCGGAGCGCTCGGTACCCACGGTCTCCTCCGAGGAGCTCGCGGCCGCCGCGGGGGTCAACTCCGCGAAGCTGCGCAAGGACTTCTCCTACCTCGGCTCCTACGGCACCCGCGGTGTGGGCTACGACGTCGAGTACCTCGTCTACCAGATCTCCCGCGAGCTGGGCCTGACCCAGGACTGGCCGGTCGTGATCGTCGGTATCGGAAACCTCGGCGCCGCCCTCGCCAACTACGGCGGGTTCGCCTCCCGCGGTTTCCGGGTCGCCGCCCTCATCGACGCCGACCCGGCGATGGCCGGCAAGCCCGTCGCGGGCATCCCGGTGCAGCACTCGGACGAGCTCGAGAAGATCGTCAGCGACAACGGCGTCTCCATCGGCGTCATCGCCACCCCCGCCGGTGCCGCCCAGCCGGTCTGTGACCGCCTTGTGGCCGCCGGTGTGACCTCCATCCTGAACTTCGCGCCGACCGTGCTGACCGTCCCGGACGGCGTCGACGTCCGCAAGGTCGACCTCTCCATCGAGCTGCAGATCCTCGCCTTCCACGAGCAGCGCAAGGCCGGCGAGGAGGCCGCCGCCCAGGCGGCGCACCCGACCGCCGCGCAGCGGGGCGACTCCACCGAGCAGGGCCCTGACGGGGACGTCCCCGCCGTGATGCCGGCATGAGTCTCCTCGTCGTCGGGCTGAGCCATCGCAGCGCGCCGGTCAGTCTCCTGGAGCGGGCGACGCTGAACGCGGACGCCCAGATCAAGCTCCTCCAGGACACGGTCGCCGCCGAACCGGCCGCCGAGGCCGCGGTGTTGGCCACCTGCAACCGCATCGAGCTCTACGCCGACGTGGACAAGTTCCACGCGGGCGTCGCCGAACTCTCCACGCTGCTCGCCCAGCACAGCGGCGTCGGCCTGGACGAGCTCACTCCTTATCTCTACGTGCACTACGAGGACCGGGCCGTCCACCATCTCTTCGCGGTGGCCTGCGGTCTCGACTCGATGGTCGTCGGCGAGGGCCAGATCCTCGGCCAGATCAAGGACTCCCTCGCCAAGGCGCAGGAACTGCACTCCGCCGGGCGGCTGTTGAACGACCTGTTCCAGCAGGCCCTCAGAGTCGGCAAGCGCGCCCACTCGGAGACCGGCATCGACCGCGCGGGCCAGTCCCTGGTCACCTTCGGCCTTCAACAGCTCTCTTCCGGTACGGCAGTTGAGGCCTGGGCGAAGGGGAAACGGGCCCTGGTCATCGGCGCCGGCTCCATGTCGTCGCTGGCCGCCGCGACCCTCGTCCGGGCCGGCGTCGCCGAGATCGTCGTCGCCAACCGCACCGCCGACCGCGCCGAGCGCCTCGCCCAGATCATCACGGAGAGCCCCGGAACGGACGTGTCCGCCCGCGCGGTACCGATGGATTCGGTGCCGTTCGAGCTGACACGTGCCGATGTCGCCGTGTCCTGCACCGGCGCGACCGGGCTGGTCCTGACCGCCGAGACGGTCGCGGAAGCGGTCGGCGGCCGGGTGCCGCAGGACGCGACGGCCGGTCGTACGGCCGCGCCGGACGACGTACGCGGAACGCTTCCGCCGACCTCCGTCGGGACCGAGGACGGGTGTCCGCTGGACCTGTCCGCGGTGCAGGGGGCGAGTGGCTTCTCCGTGATGGGGGAGGCCGCCGTGGCCGGGATGGACGCGGCGACGCTGGAGCAGCACGCGGCCTGGGTCGGCGGCAGTGCCCTCGACCGGCGCGAGGCGGCCCGGCGTACGCCCGAGGCCGAGGCCGAACTCATCACCGAACTAGCCGCCATGGCCGCGACCGTCGGACGCATCCCCGAGCGCCGCAGGCCCGAGCCGCTCGCCCAAGTCCCGCGCCCCGCACCGGTGTTGTCGCTCCTCGACCTCGCGATGCCGCGTGACGTGGACGCCGCCGTGCACAAGCTGGCCGGGGTGCGGCTGGTGGACATCGAGTCACTCGCCGAGGCCTCGGCGGACGCTCCGATGGCGGCCGACGTGGACGCGGTCCGGCGTATCGTCTCCGACGAGGTCGCGGCCTTCGGGGCAGCCCAGCGGGCCGCGCACATCACGCCGACCGTGGTCGCCCTGCGCGCCATGGCCGCCGAGGTCGTCGCGGGCGAGATCGCCCGGCTCGACGGACGGCTGCCCGGCCTCGACGACAAGCACCGCGCCGAGATCACGCAGACCGTACGACGGGTCGTGGACAAGCTGCTGCACGCGCCGACCGTGCGGGTCAAACAGCTCGCGGCCGAGCCCGGCGGCGCCGGGTACGCGGACGCGCTGCGCACCCTGTTCGACCTCGACCAGGAGACGGTGGCCTCCGTCTCCAGGGCCCAACAAGACTCTGAGAACGAGAACAGCAAGAACCGAGGGCCAGCATGAGAAGCAAGGCACCACTGAGGCTCGGGACCAGGCGGAGCAGACTCGCCCTGGCCCAGTCCGGGTTGGTGGCGGACGCCGTGAGCCAGGTGACCGGACGGCCCGTCGAGCTCGTCGAGATCACCACCTACGGCGACACCTCCCGCGAGCACCTCGCGCAGATCGGCGGCACCGGGGTCTTCGTGACCGCGCTGCGTGACGCGCTGCTCGGCGGTGAGGTCGACTTCGCGGTTCATTCGCTCAAGGACCTGCCGACCGCGCAGCCCGCGGAGCTGGTGCTCGCCGCGATCCCGGAGCGCGAGGACCCGCGTGACGCGCTCGTCGCGAGGGACGCCCGGAAGTTCACCGACCTGCCCCGCGGGGCGCGCATCGGTACCGGCTCCCCGCGCCGCACGGCCCAGTTGAACGCGTACGCGCGCAGCCACGGCCTCGACATCGAGACGGTCCCGATCCGGGGCAACGTCGACACCCGGATCGGCTTCGTGCGGGACGGTGAGCTGGACGCAGTGGTCCTGGCCGCCGCCGGACTGAGCCGGATCGGCCGCCTCGACGAAGTGACCGACTTCCTGTCGGTCGACACGGTTCTGCCCGCCCCCGGCCAGGGGGCCCTGGCGATCGAGTGTGCCGCGGACAACGCGGACCTGATCGCGGCACTCGGCGAACTCGACGATCCGTTCACGCGGGTCGCCGTGACTGCCGAAAGGTCCCTGCTCGCCGCCCTGGAGGCCGGCTGCTCCGCCCCTGTGGGCGCGCTGGCCGACCTTCTGGCCGACGGGCAGATTGTCAAGGAAATGCGCCTGCGCGGAATAGTCGGCACGACCGACGGCTCGCGTACGGTGCAGTTGTCCACCACCGGTCCCGTGCCCGAGACGCATGACCAAGCACTGGCGCTCGGTCGCGAACTCGCCGCCGAGATGCTTGCCCAGGGCGCGGCCGGTCTCATGGGGGAGCAAGCCAAGTGAGCCCCACCACTCTTCCCGCCGGTCCTGAACACGGGCACGTCACCTTCCTGGGTGCCGGACCCGGAGATCCGGGACTGCTCACACTGCGCGCCGTAGAGGCGCTCGCGAACGCGGACGTCCTCGTCGCCGAGCACGAGGTGCTCGACGTCGTACGTGCGCACGCCCGAGAGGGCGTAGCCGTCGTGCATCCGGATCCGAGTCCTTCTTCGGGCTCGCTCCCGGGCACAGGCACGCCTCAACTAACGGTTGTTGACGGTGCGTCAACAACCGTTGGCCTACCCGCTGTGCGGGATGCGGCACATCTTGTCATGGAGGCCGCGCGGGGCGGCAGGCGGGTCGTACGTGCGGTGTCCGGGGACCCCGGACTAGATACGTACGCCGCCGAGGAAATGCTCGCCTGCGTCGCGGCGGGTGTTCCCTTCGAGGTCGTGCCCGGTGTCGCCGCGGCCGTCGGCGTGCCCGCGTACGCCGGTGTCCCGCTGCGGGACGCGCAGGGGGCGGACGTCCGGTTCGTGGACGCCCGTACCGCCTCGGACCGGTGCTGGACCGAGGTGGGGGCGTCGGACGGCACGGTGGTCGTGTCGACGTCGCTGGACTCGGTGGCCGCTGCCGCCGGTGAACTGGTCGCTGCCGGCCGCAAGCCGGACACACCCATGACGGTCACAGTGGCTGGTACGACCACTCGTCAGCGGACCTGGTCGGCGACGCTCGGCACGATCGCGCAGACGTTGAAGCAGGCGAAGGTGCTGCCGTCCCCGGACGGGGGCCGACCGGTGATAGCCGTGGTCGGTGAGCGTTCCGCCGCCGCGCAGCGCGACCAGTTGTCGTGGTTCGAGTCCAAGCCGCTGTTCGGCTGGAAGGTCCTCGTGCCGCGCACGAAGGAGCAGGCGGCGTCGCTCTCCGACCAACTGCGGTCGTACGGGGCCGTTCCGCACGAGGTGCCGACGATCGCCGTCGAGCCGCCGCGGACGCCTCAGCAGATGGAGCGGGCGGTCAAGGGGCTGGTGACCGGCCGGTACGAGTGGATCGCCTTCACGTCGGTGAACGCGGTCAAGGCCGTGCGGGAGAAGTTCGAGGAGTACGGGCTCGATGCCCGGGCGTTCGCGGGGATCAAGGTCGCGGCGGTCGGTGAGCAGACGGCCAAGGCGCTGATCGCCTTCGGCGTGAAGCCGGATCTGGTGCCGAGCGGGGAGCAGTCGGCCGCGGGCCTTCTCGAGGACTGGCCGCCGTACGACCCCGTCTTCGATCCGATCGACCGGGTGTTCCTGCCGCGGGCCGACATCGCTACGGAGACCTTGGTCGCCGGGTTGATCGACCTCGGCTGGGAGGTCGACGACGTGACCGCCTACCGGACGGTGCGGGCGTCGCCGCCGCCGGCGGACACGCGGGAGGCGATCAAGGGGGGTGGCTTCGACGCCGTTCTCTTCACCTCGTCGTCGACCGTACGGAACCTGGTCGGCATCGCGGGCAAGCCGCACAACGTGACCGTGATCGCGTGCATTGGTCCCGCTACGGCGAAGACCGCCGAGGAGCACGGGCTGCGGGTGGATGTGATGGCTCCGGAGCCGTCTGTGCACAAGTTGGCCGAGGCGTTGGCGAACTTCGGGTTGCGTAGGCGGGCGGCGGCGCAGGAGGCGGGGGATCCGGTGACCCGGCCCAGTGAGCGTCGGCCTGGTGCGCGGCGGCGTCGGACGACCTGAACCTGGGGGCCGAGTCCGAGTCCGAGGTGGTCGCGGGGAGGATGCGCGAGTTCTCCCCGCACGTCCGCCGTACCGCCGTGCCCGGTCACAGCAGGTGCCCGGTGCGGAAGGAGAACCGGGCGACGTACGGGGCCCAATGCCGGTAGTCGGCCGTTTCGTCCGAAGTTCCGGTCTTGGTGGCGATGCCGGCGGTGACCGATGCGAGGCGGCTCCAGATGTACCGCGGACCTTCGGAGTCGGAGTCGGAGTCGGCGTCTGCCGCCGGGAGTTGGCCCATGTGTTCGCGGTGTTCGCGGCGGAGCAGGGCCGTGAACGTCCGGGGCAGGTCGTCGGCGTGGAGCAGGTCCTCCAGGACCGCCGCCCCCTGGGCGGGATAGCCGATGAGTACGGCGAGCAGCAGGATCAGCGGTGCGTGGTCCCCTGAGCGGACGCGTTCGACGTCCGGGCCGCTGAGGCAGGTGCGCAGCAGACGGTAGGTGTTCACCAGCCGTCTCGCGGTCCGGGGCGTGGAGATGAGGGGCCCGACGGACGTGATCATGTCGTGCTCGGCGCGGGTCAGCCGGAGCGCCTCGAGTTTGCGGGCGGTGTCCGGATCGGGGTTCTCGACCGCCCAGATCTGCGTGGTGCCGTCCTGGGAACCCGTGGCGAGCCGACGGCCGTTGGGCGAGAACGCCAGCGCGGTCACGGGGGAGGCGGCCGTCAACTCGGTGTGGAGGGCGCCGGAGACGAGGTCCCAGACGCGGACCCGGGTGTCATCGGCGATAGCGATCAGGTTGGTTGTGCTGAACGCGATCTGCAGGGTGCCCTGCAACTCCGGCAGAGGCTGCACCGGTCTGATCGGTTCCGGTGTGCCGGTCGTGGACCACAGCCCCAGCAGCGTATGTGCGCCGATGAGCGCGAGTCGTCCGGTTGTCGGGTCCAGTACGGCGCGCTCGACGTGGGCGGTGCTGACGAGGACGTCGGACGAGGTGTCGTCGGCGGGGTGGAGCCGGACGCCGTCGGGCTCCTCGGTCAGTTGCCATGAGTCGGTCCAGGCGAGCAAGGCGCCTGGTGCCAGCGCGGTGGTGTCCGTTTCGTGGGTGCCCGGCAGGACGCTTTCCCGGATGTGCACCACGGTTCCGAACGCCGCGCGCCACGACAGGGCGACTTCGGTGCCGCCGGCCGAGAAGATCACGGAAGCCGTGGACGGGCGCACCAGGGGCACCGCGCGCTCGACTCTGCTCACCCCGTTGCCGAGTGCGTCCGTCGTCAGCGCCACGGTGTGCCTCGACTCGCCGGACTCTCCGAAGTCGCCGGTCAGCAGCACCCGTCCGTCCGTGGTGATCTCGGCGGTCGTGAGCCGGCCTTTGGTGATCTTCCGGGTCAGCGTCGGGGCTTCGCGCTGCCGGAGGTCCCGGTGGGTGAGGACGGCCGACGAGTTCACGGACAGGAGCAACGGGTGATCGTCGCGGATAGCGACGGCGGCGATAGGGCCGACGACATCCTCGAACCGGTGCAACTCACGGGCGTCGACCCTGCGGGTCTGGGGATCGGCGGCGGGTTCGGGGGTGGGGTCGTGGGTGGGATCGCGGGTGGTTTCGGGTGCGGCGGTCGGTGCCGTCCGCAGGGGCTGAGGCCCCGGCTGCGCAGCCGGCTCCGGACGCGTTGCGGGTCGCCCGGTGTCGATGTCCGTGTGCTCGCCGGAGGCATCGGGCAGGAACTCGCCCAGGTCGGCCCCGACCAGGCTGGTGTACCCGTCCTCGGACATGGGCGGCAGGCACAGGGAGATCTGGAAGATCTTCTCCAGGTAGTTCTGCGGTGTGGAGGCCCAGTGCCGGCTGTCCTTCGCCACCGTGGACAGACCGTCGGAACCCAGTACGTCCCGGTAGTGCGTGTGGATCGAGCGCAGCAGCCAGCGCGCGTCCACGCCGACGACCACCACGAACAGCGGGAAGGCGAGCAGGAGTTGGATCGCCTGGAGGACCTCGACGACTCGGTGCGGCGGGCATCGGTCGAGGTCGTCGATGTAGAGGACGATGCGTTCGAGGTCGGGTGCGGCGGTGCGGCCGGAATCCGGTGCGGTGAACCGGCGACTGAGTTCTTCGAGGTCCCGGCGGAGCAGGGCCATCAGGCCTTCGTGCTGCCGGTAGTCGTCTTCGGCCAGGCGTTTGAGGGCGAAGGCGCGGAGGCTGGACTCCTGTCGCAGCTCCCGGATGCTGTCGTCGATCGACGCGGTCTCCTCCTCGATACGAGTGATACGGCGTCGTAGGGCCTCCTGTTTGGCGCGCAACGGGATACGGCGGTGCTCGTCGACCTGCTGCACGGCGTCCTCGGCCAGCCGGAGTGCCCGTCCCAGCCGGGACAGGTACGGCCCGGCGATGGCGGAGGCCGCGACGCAGCAGAGCAGGAAGGGCGCGATGGCCTTGATGCCTGTGCCCAGCAGGTTCCGCAGTACGACGGAGAGCAACGGGCCGACGACCACGAAGAGGACGATCGCCAGCAGCATGAGCAGCCGGACCGACGGCTTGCCCCTGCGGAGCAGCAGCCAGAACCTCCGGACGTAGCCCACGGATTCCTTGGCCCGCAGTTCCAGTGCGCCGATCTCCTTGGGGGAGATCCCGGCCTCGGTGAGCGCCAACTTGGTCTGTTTCACCACCGGTTCCGTGAGGACGTCCTGGACCTGTTTCAGATGGTCGACGGTGAGGACGTCACGGATGCCGACAGGGTCCTCCTGG from Streptomyces sp. NBC_01478 includes the following:
- a CDS encoding ECF subfamily RNA polymerase sigma factor, BldN family, whose amino-acid sequence is MYPHVGVDASGLATLRATVQDLLRGFVPTAYAVPAAFATTAPVGPCYALADGGAAVGRRGRSAGAATARRPAADSDSARMMDLVERAQAGEADAFGRLYDQYSDTVYRYIYYRVGGKATAEDLTSETFLRALRRIGTFTYQGRDFGAWLVTIARNLVADHFKSSRFRLEVTTGEMLDANEVERSPEDSVLESLSNAALLDAVRRLNPQQQECVTLRFLQGLSVAETARVMGKNEGAIKTLQYRAVRTLARLLPDDAR
- a CDS encoding HAD family hydrolase; this translates as MAALGWLTPRRRSATARSVLAGEASAEAARKSSQDAQDIQDARADEKAAEEPEFPVLGDDRAAAFFDLDNTVMQGASIFHFGRGLYKRKFFETRDLARFAWQQAWFRLAGFEDPEHMQEARDSALSIVKGHRVAELQSIGEEIYDEYMAERIWPGTRALAEAHLAAGQKVWLVTAAPVEIANVIARRLGLTGALGTVAESVDGVYTGKLVGEPLHGPAKAEAVRALAAAEGLDLSRCAAYSDSHNDIPMLSLVGHPYAINPDSKLRKHARELDWRLRDYRTARRAAKVGIPAAAGVGAVAGGTAAAIALHRRRR
- a CDS encoding glutaredoxin family protein, with translation MSHLVTLIRKPGCHLCEDAQLVVEKVCADLGVPWEQKDITEDQQLHDAYWEQIPVVLVDGKQHTFWRVDEGRLRKELTK
- a CDS encoding redox-sensing transcriptional repressor Rex — encoded protein: MATGRTHRPASRSRGIPEATVARLPLYLRALTGLSERSVPTVSSEELAAAAGVNSAKLRKDFSYLGSYGTRGVGYDVEYLVYQISRELGLTQDWPVVIVGIGNLGAALANYGGFASRGFRVAALIDADPAMAGKPVAGIPVQHSDELEKIVSDNGVSIGVIATPAGAAQPVCDRLVAAGVTSILNFAPTVLTVPDGVDVRKVDLSIELQILAFHEQRKAGEEAAAQAAHPTAAQRGDSTEQGPDGDVPAVMPA
- a CDS encoding glutamyl-tRNA reductase, which produces MSLLVVGLSHRSAPVSLLERATLNADAQIKLLQDTVAAEPAAEAAVLATCNRIELYADVDKFHAGVAELSTLLAQHSGVGLDELTPYLYVHYEDRAVHHLFAVACGLDSMVVGEGQILGQIKDSLAKAQELHSAGRLLNDLFQQALRVGKRAHSETGIDRAGQSLVTFGLQQLSSGTAVEAWAKGKRALVIGAGSMSSLAAATLVRAGVAEIVVANRTADRAERLAQIITESPGTDVSARAVPMDSVPFELTRADVAVSCTGATGLVLTAETVAEAVGGRVPQDATAGRTAAPDDVRGTLPPTSVGTEDGCPLDLSAVQGASGFSVMGEAAVAGMDAATLEQHAAWVGGSALDRREAARRTPEAEAELITELAAMAATVGRIPERRRPEPLAQVPRPAPVLSLLDLAMPRDVDAAVHKLAGVRLVDIESLAEASADAPMAADVDAVRRIVSDEVAAFGAAQRAAHITPTVVALRAMAAEVVAGEIARLDGRLPGLDDKHRAEITQTVRRVVDKLLHAPTVRVKQLAAEPGGAGYADALRTLFDLDQETVASVSRAQQDSENENSKNRGPA
- the hemC gene encoding hydroxymethylbilane synthase, whose protein sequence is MRSKAPLRLGTRRSRLALAQSGLVADAVSQVTGRPVELVEITTYGDTSREHLAQIGGTGVFVTALRDALLGGEVDFAVHSLKDLPTAQPAELVLAAIPEREDPRDALVARDARKFTDLPRGARIGTGSPRRTAQLNAYARSHGLDIETVPIRGNVDTRIGFVRDGELDAVVLAAAGLSRIGRLDEVTDFLSVDTVLPAPGQGALAIECAADNADLIAALGELDDPFTRVAVTAERSLLAALEAGCSAPVGALADLLADGQIVKEMRLRGIVGTTDGSRTVQLSTTGPVPETHDQALALGRELAAEMLAQGAAGLMGEQAK
- a CDS encoding uroporphyrinogen-III synthase → MSPTTLPAGPEHGHVTFLGAGPGDPGLLTLRAVEALANADVLVAEHEVLDVVRAHAREGVAVVHPDPSPSSGSLPGTGTPQLTVVDGASTTVGLPAVRDAAHLVMEAARGGRRVVRAVSGDPGLDTYAAEEMLACVAAGVPFEVVPGVAAAVGVPAYAGVPLRDAQGADVRFVDARTASDRCWTEVGASDGTVVVSTSLDSVAAAAGELVAAGRKPDTPMTVTVAGTTTRQRTWSATLGTIAQTLKQAKVLPSPDGGRPVIAVVGERSAAAQRDQLSWFESKPLFGWKVLVPRTKEQAASLSDQLRSYGAVPHEVPTIAVEPPRTPQQMERAVKGLVTGRYEWIAFTSVNAVKAVREKFEEYGLDARAFAGIKVAAVGEQTAKALIAFGVKPDLVPSGEQSAAGLLEDWPPYDPVFDPIDRVFLPRADIATETLVAGLIDLGWEVDDVTAYRTVRASPPPADTREAIKGGGFDAVLFTSSSTVRNLVGIAGKPHNVTVIACIGPATAKTAEEHGLRVDVMAPEPSVHKLAEALANFGLRRRAAAQEAGDPVTRPSERRPGARRRRTT
- a CDS encoding P-loop NTPase fold protein encodes the protein MNATSQRMNGEILKAFHDAGPEDFLVVHVLSHGRLRPDDDLEIVGTDWHTEQSASVNDWINTLRDMAEGPQTLFLLDLSNGEAPMPMAPYAKLHRPAPNERIWVIAGTDTRDEMAFNGNFTQAITRVLRSISDGDSSLRPDLAYAPYSYLTRETQRELTSVSRGTLPPKVAIGLGNTLDASEFRFFPNPDHIAPPDTSYSNRVRCVSPLGETHGTPLVAVGSDDSLRVFDLRTGTWTATTPADGVFAVVPVPGQDLLVCAGRSGAVEVRSTVDLEFRRELWSHSAQVNDLDCVVEDGHLTVWSVSDDGSLWSGDIDGGTRVHIPRAHQGGANAVVIIGSFVVSAGSHGDLAVWSSTTGDLKWRLSELSDPVHRLVALTVEGRQVFVSGGEDGTLQVVDVADGTLLRILHARSTPIRAMTVLPGPRPCVAVGGPTEPVSVWDVATGEQVAALAEGSDIWSLAAAEVDGEIRLITGDENGLVPLPLPDLTATTTPRLPPPPTTLHAGYTADVAEGTDRLGIAQQVDTLCQLIMAREVRPPLSIGLFGDWGTGKSFFMAQMRQRVEELVHRAKQADLEQVGSGLCGGVCEIQFNAWHYLDANLWSGLASAIFDRLALGDAPTREILHDLPSVQTLRQELLAKREAAQAQLDEVAQDLAQEDPVGIRDVLTVDHLKQVQDVLTEPVVKQTKLALTEAGISPKEIGALELRAKESVGYVRRFWLLLRRGKPSVRLLMLLAIVLFVVVGPLLSVVLRNLLGTGIKAIAPFLLCCVAASAIAGPYLSRLGRALRLAEDAVQQVDEHRRIPLRAKQEALRRRITRIEEETASIDDSIRELRQESSLRAFALKRLAEDDYRQHEGLMALLRRDLEELSRRFTAPDSGRTAAPDLERIVLYIDDLDRCPPHRVVEVLQAIQLLLAFPLFVVVVGVDARWLLRSIHTHYRDVLGSDGLSTVAKDSRHWASTPQNYLEKIFQISLCLPPMSEDGYTSLVGADLGEFLPDASGEHTDIDTGRPATRPEPAAQPGPQPLRTAPTAAPETTRDPTHDPTPEPAADPQTRRVDARELHRFEDVVGPIAAVAIRDDHPLLLSVNSSAVLTHRDLRQREAPTLTRKITKGRLTTAEITTDGRVLLTGDFGESGESRHTVALTTDALGNGVSRVERAVPLVRPSTASVIFSAGGTEVALSWRAAFGTVVHIRESVLPGTHETDTTALAPGALLAWTDSWQLTEEPDGVRLHPADDTSSDVLVSTAHVERAVLDPTTGRLALIGAHTLLGLWSTTGTPEPIRPVQPLPELQGTLQIAFSTTNLIAIADDTRVRVWDLVSGALHTELTAASPVTALAFSPNGRRLATGSQDGTTQIWAVENPDPDTARKLEALRLTRAEHDMITSVGPLISTPRTARRLVNTYRLLRTCLSGPDVERVRSGDHAPLILLLAVLIGYPAQGAAVLEDLLHADDLPRTFTALLRREHREHMGQLPAADADSDSDSEGPRYIWSRLASVTAGIATKTGTSDETADYRHWAPYVARFSFRTGHLL